GTGCTCGAGCTGGTCGACCGCCACGTGGGCGGCGAGGTGGTTGAGCCCGTAGAGGGGCTTGTCGTGCGCCAGCGCCAGCGCCTTGGCCGCCGCCACGCCGACCAGGAGGGCTCCGGTGAGACCCGGGCCGCAGGTGACGGCCACGGCGTCGACGTCCTGGATCCGGACCCCGGAGTCCGCATAGGCCTGCTCGAGGGCCGGCACCATCGCCTCCAGGTGGGCGCGGCTGGCCACCTCGGGCACCACGCCGCCGAACCGCACGTGCTCGTCGACGCTGGACGCCACCACGTGCGCCAGCAGCTCGGTGCCCCGGACGATCCCGACGCCGGTCTCGTCGCACGAGGACTCGATGCCGAGCACCAGGGGTTCAGTCACGGCCCCAGTGTCTCAGGGCACTGCACCCCACCGCGCCGGGTCCCGGGGTCCCGACGGTCCGATGTGGGACGGTGGCCCGATGGCCCGCACCGACACCCCGCCCGCCGGCGACGAACGCTCCGTCCTGTTCCAGATGCTCGAGTACGTCCAGCAGACGGCCCTGTCGAAGGTGCGAGGACTCGACGACGAACAGGCCAGGCGAGCCCCGGTGGCCACGTCACCCCTCACCACCCCCGCGTCGCTGCTGCACCACCTGAGGTGGAACGAGCACTACTGGGTCGAGGTCGTGCTGCTGGGTCGCGACGACCGAGCTCCATGGTCCGACGAGCATCCCGACGGGGAGCTGGAGGAGGGTCTGGTGCTGCCGGTCGACGAGATCGTCGCCGGCTACGGGGAGCAGGTGCAGCTCTCCCGGGCGCTGCTCGCCGAGCTCGACCTCGACACCGAGTCCGCCGAGCCCCTGCGGGACTTCCACCCCAACGTCCGCTGGGTCGTGCAGCACCTCGTGGAGGAGACCGCGCGCCACAACGGACACCTCGACCTGCTGCGCGAGATGATCGACGGGTCCACCGGCACCTGAGGTGCTGCCGGGGCGGGCCTACTCGCTGATCTTGACCTTGCGGTCGAAGGCGACGTAGCCGCTGTAGTCGGACCCGACGCGGTCGAACGAAGCCTTGATCGGGTCCGGGTACGACCACGCGCCGTCGGGCAGGGTGTCCTCGCCCA
The Aeromicrobium marinum DSM 15272 genome window above contains:
- a CDS encoding DinB family protein, with the translated sequence MARTDTPPAGDERSVLFQMLEYVQQTALSKVRGLDDEQARRAPVATSPLTTPASLLHHLRWNEHYWVEVVLLGRDDRAPWSDEHPDGELEEGLVLPVDEIVAGYGEQVQLSRALLAELDLDTESAEPLRDFHPNVRWVVQHLVEETARHNGHLDLLREMIDGSTGT